Proteins encoded in a region of the Paenibacillus sp. W2I17 genome:
- a CDS encoding aromatic ring-hydroxylating dioxygenase subunit alpha — MITSNANHTMTSELPRGCTFTAEDWHVLSQYWYPVAQVTEVTDKPLAAQLLDVKLVLYRSNDQVVVAKDLCFHRGAPLSKGWVENGEIVCPYHGFRYNCEGKCTAVPAHPSSKISPKLKLIVYPAVERYGLIWTTLAGTEEQIPSFPGWDDPDYINILPPNFDIAGSSGRQMEGFLDVSHFAYVHTVTFGDRNNTEVPQYKVKREGNELLAEYWSTVSNYGKGQDLVAPEGFQWLREFRVFPPFAASLTVHFPGDDKLNILNCASPISARYTRLFCPITRNFDKDAPIEDTIKFNLQVFEEDREMVESQKPEDLPLDLHAEAHIPADRTSIAYRQLLTELGLGRNYTS, encoded by the coding sequence GGTACCCGGTAGCACAAGTAACCGAAGTAACAGACAAACCCCTGGCTGCTCAATTACTCGATGTGAAGCTTGTTCTCTACCGCAGTAATGATCAGGTTGTGGTAGCCAAGGATCTTTGTTTTCACCGCGGGGCTCCACTTAGCAAAGGCTGGGTAGAAAATGGCGAGATTGTCTGCCCTTATCACGGTTTCCGTTATAATTGTGAAGGTAAATGTACCGCAGTACCTGCACACCCAAGCTCCAAAATCTCACCAAAGCTCAAACTCATTGTGTACCCGGCAGTCGAACGTTATGGCTTAATATGGACCACACTGGCAGGAACAGAAGAACAGATCCCCTCCTTCCCTGGATGGGATGATCCGGATTATATCAATATTTTGCCACCCAACTTTGACATTGCTGGTTCCTCTGGACGACAAATGGAAGGTTTCCTGGATGTATCCCATTTTGCCTATGTGCATACCGTAACGTTTGGTGACCGAAACAACACAGAAGTCCCCCAATACAAAGTGAAACGCGAAGGTAATGAGTTACTGGCAGAGTATTGGAGTACGGTGAGTAACTATGGCAAAGGGCAAGATCTTGTTGCACCTGAAGGTTTCCAATGGCTGCGCGAGTTTCGAGTGTTCCCACCTTTTGCGGCTTCTCTTACGGTACATTTCCCAGGAGACGACAAGCTGAATATTCTGAATTGTGCTTCGCCGATCTCTGCCCGTTATACACGTCTATTCTGTCCAATCACACGCAACTTTGACAAAGACGCTCCGATTGAAGACACAATCAAGTTCAACTTGCAGGTATTTGAAGAAGACCGCGAGATGGTTGAGTCACAGAAACCGGAGGATCTGCCCCTTGATCTGCATGCCGAGGCCCATATTCCCGCTGACCGTACTTCGATTGCTTATCGTCAATTATTAACGGAGCTTGGCTTGGGACGAAATTACACATCGTAA